A DNA window from Fragaria vesca subsp. vesca linkage group LG3, FraVesHawaii_1.0, whole genome shotgun sequence contains the following coding sequences:
- the LOC101299165 gene encoding fatty acid 2-hydroxylase 1-like has translation MVVKPFTVDLDKPLVFQVGHLGKGYYEWVHQPVVSKEGPRFFANDYLEFLTRTTWWVIPLVWLPVASWLVSVSLRMGLTLPQAALAVVGGIFIWTLLEYVIHRFPLHMKTISYWGNTIHYLFHGCHHKHPMDRMHLVFPPAVTAILCVPFWNMFRLLSPPSVAPALFGGTVFGYVAYDVTHYFLHHGKPSNRLTQDMKKYHLNHHFRIRSKGFGITSSLWDNVFGTVPSTKAAEKMSNQ, from the exons ATGGTCGTCAAACCTTTTACTGTGGACTTGGATAAGCCTCTCGTCTTCCAG GTTGGTCATCTTGGCAAAGGTTACTATGAATGGGTTCACCAACCTGTTGTCAGCAAGGAAGGCCCCAGATTCTTTGCAAATGACTATTTGGAG TTCTTGACCCGCACAACATGGTGGGTGATTCCACTAGTTTGGCTGCCTGTAGCATCCTGGTTAGTCTCTGTGTCTCTCCGAATGGGGCTTACTTTACCTCAGGCAGCTTTAGCGGTGGTTGGTGGAATCTTTATTTGGACATTGTTGGAGTACGTTATTCATCGCTTCCCTCTTCATATGAAAACAATAAGCTATTG GGGAAACACCATTCATTATCTTTTTCATGGTTGCCATCACAAGCACCCTATGGATAGGATGCACCTTGTTTTCCCCCCTGCAGTGACAGCTATTCTGTGTGTGCCG TTTTGGAATATGTTTAGGCTTTTATCACCTCCATCAGTTGCTCCGGCTTTGTTTGGAGGAACCGTATTTGGATATGTAGCATACGATGTTACTCATTACTTCCTGCACCATGGGAAGCCGTCCAATAGATTGACTCAAGATATGAAG AAATATCACTTGAACCATCACTTCAGAATTCGAAGTAAGGGATTCGGGATCACTTCCTCCTTATGGGACAATGTTTTCGGAACAGTGCCTTCAACAAAAGCAGCTGAGAAAATGAGTAACCAGTAG
- the LOC101304952 gene encoding uncharacterized protein LOC101304952, translating into MKTIFDRESSKSIWDSMRQKYQGTTRVKRAHRQALRKEFEVLQMREGEKVDEFFARTLTIVNKMKVHGGANMTQVEIIKKILRSMTSKFDYVVCSIEESNNLDTLTLDELQSSLLVHEQRLNHHTGDIKEEQVLKVSHEE; encoded by the coding sequence ATGAAGACAATCTTTGACAGGGAGAGCTCGAAGAGTATTTGGGACTCGATGAGACAGAAATATCAAGGTACTACTAGAGTGAAGAGGGCACATCGGCAGGCCTTAAGGAAAGAGTTTGAAGTTCTCCAGATGCGAGAAGGAGAAAAGGTGGACGAGTTTTTTGCTCGGACACTCACAATTGTCAACAAGATGAAGGTTCATGGGGGTGCAAACATGACACAAGTTGAAATCATCAAGAAAATTTTGAGGTCAATGACCTCAAAATTTGATTATGTTGTGTGCTCAATTGAGGAATCCAATAACTTGGATACGCTGACGTTAGATGAGCTACAAAGCAGCCTCCTTGTTCATGAGCAGAGGTTGAATCATCATACTGGAGATATAAAAGAAGAACAAGTTTTAAAGGTTTCTCATGAGGAATAG
- the LOC101301948 gene encoding putative germin-like protein 2-2-like → MGLCCYSKLAQADNFSFGGLHIPGNTSNPLGVNVTPVNVAQIPGLNTLGISLARIHYAPGGVTPPHTHPRATEILTVVKGKLYVGFVTSNPENKLISKVLNKGDVFVFPVGLVHFQQNLGSGTAISQSSLSSQNPGVITVANSVFGPNPSISDDVLATAFQVDKSIISGLQAQF, encoded by the coding sequence ATGGGGTTGTGCTGTTACTCCAAGCTAGCACAAGCTGACAATTTCTCCTTTGGAGGACTTCACATCCCTGGAAACACCTCAAACCCTCTTGGCGTTAATGTTACCCCAGTAAATGTGGCTCAAATTCCAGGACTCAACACCCTCGGCATCTCACTGGCTCGAATTCACTATGCACCAGGTGGTGTTACCCCTCCCCACACTCATCCTCGTGCGACTGAGATTCTGACAGTTGTTAAAGGCAAGCTCTATGTTGGCTTTGTGACTTCCAACCCAGAGAATAAGCTCATCTCAAAGGTCCTCAATAAGGGTGATGTGTTTGTATTCCCTGTTGGACTAGTCCACTTCCAGCAAAATCTGGGATCTGGAACAGCCATTTCGCAGTCTTCTTTGAGCAGCCAAAACCCTGGAGTCATCACTGTTGCAAACTCAGTTTTTGGACCCAATCCCTCAATTTCAGATGATGTTCTGGCCACGGCTTTCCAAGTTGACAAATCCATTATCAGCGGTCTGCAAGCACAATTTTAG
- the LOC101305834 gene encoding uncharacterized protein LOC101305834 produces MAATAPVEPEKANPCCAGWQRKYLKSEKLRNHLREAVNILQKGTEEVQAQHSALKKEYEELRVLADIEKEEKMKESAARVSLENEISELKCEILSLKQREGADSQDKDEIEILKGQVSDREEEISRLKELIEREKKRAESESKKAEVEKKRAAETQKNMKIEKKKADEERKRANIEGEKAENYRLQLEVLEKEVAKAKSNSEGEKEISSLKELIEREKKRAESESKNAEVEKKKAAEALKSMKTEKRKADEERKRANVVGEKAENYRLRLEVLEKEADKAKSVLASETLRLEVTNKNIEAEKQKVVKERERANSEKAKAEELRKLEEANRRKTIEEKSRAESLSLQLVESRKRVDELQKELNEVRCSTKLHADLGVQPHGNRIDASNEISCLEEANKKYEVEKQKAMKEKRRADSEALKTQKQRQLAEVNLKKAVEEKSRADHLSRQLDEAKKEIEELSTRKLIEVSAVQQLAKGMDSESVKVKLLKKRLKLEKMQSKHSKEVVKLERNRNSILHQELGRLKLDCDQISQRLYMLNNSFSYNAEGIDDLEKTWNIMKKQRLSNKNYQESDSLQMNLQSGTDFLKPGFPVLDASDPFREAMQHTGPYPLSGGNCTGSISGIDSKLESPRGSKRNMLKSSAINSSTASFSDGQLVGSQEKGAFSVTVPTKLVDENVQPAISHLSTEVIKRKCDETIDVVAENTVRSPVRTNCVGKVNEYSRKRKRIIDAVESIENLYCEGKKFHQQVEEKLSDLHCLLSNKSKKPVEERLHEEREALCGGKWVLTNGLVRNEQNNADRFKNECANVCRQVSEIGGELIGTAQASRDRISDSDFSDIASFDEVTDGNYLKLLELNNPADEECYRMAMEVPLSPTLPEFEVQAVEASQVNKINPSIKESICNGYSNKNGGHVDCCDIQGLNGNGSGKSVAMGKPWDIQVHDAGAEVVSNAPILRNKAMFPFGSDGAAGGNIFQYHVVFSNTEDSNSLSRICDASRSCIAQCSLATHTEWIVRDILFAVKSEEKLLPKEKVCVLFSLLLLNFTIASSSKFGSMCWESKPCLDSFAQHVCSVNSDGDGRRIFSEFGCLDESLGLIEDFIIQGRVFVCMDAPTMDECHSSSFLHGNIDISPRPASADELVAGSIVLASLCAAFDHIGFICETSYNILLIKGLDRSLVLKMLHVFAYMGREKFFNFSNYSLVNVLKSIVRFLEGVSNSGNEFCPCVECPFSDDSVSVDTAISFLLERVMQSDNSNTDLTLCDLSDLLSLVELVASNMSWTWTSVKVVPQLMKIVESCNAENVIAGVVVLLGQLGRLGVDSVGYEDKGVKFLRNELSAFLCRDSATSTGLPTQIATVTSMLSLMSSDFRTIIQSNVNPSGISSQSDPAQSIRKWFSLLPKKQQELSSSLLQAASVDKSRDTL; encoded by the exons ATGGCGGCGACAGCGCCAGTGGAGCCTGAAAAGGCCAATCCATGCTGCGCCGGG TGGCAAAGGAAGTATTTGAAAAGTGAGAAGCTGCGGAATCATCTCCGGGAAGCTGTAAACATCCTTCAGAAGGGGACCGAAGAGGTTCAGGCACAGCATTCTGCTCTCAAGAAAG AATATGAGGAGTTGCGAGTGCTGGCAGATATTGAGAAAGAGGAGAAAATGAAAGAATCTGCTGCAAGGGTCTCTCTAGAGAACGAAATTTCTGAGTTGAAATGTGAGATACTTTCTCTCAAGCAGCGGGAAGGTGCAGATTCTCAAGATAAGGATGAAATAGAGATTCTTAAAGGCCAGGTCTCTGACCGGGAAGAGGAGATTAGTCGTCTTAAGGAGCTGATTGAGAGAGAGAAGAAAAGAGCAGAATCAGAAAGTAAGAAAGCAGAAGTGGAGAAGAAAAGGGCTGCCGAAACACAAAAGAATATGAAAATTGAAAAAAAGAAGGCTGATGAGGAAAGGAAGCGTGCCAATATTGAAGGAGAGAAGGCGGAGAATTATAGGCTTCAGTTGGAGGTATTGGAGAAAGAAGTTGCTAAAGCAAAATCTAATTCTGAAGGGGAAAAGGAGATTAGTTCTCTCAAGGAGCTTATCGAGAGAGAGAAGAAAAGAGCAGAATCAGAAAGTAAGAATGCAGAAGTGGAGAAGAAAAAGGCTGCTGAAGCATTGAAAAGTATGAAAACTGAAAAACGTAAGGCTGACGAAGAAAGAAAACGTGCCAATGTTGTAGGAGAGAAGGCTGAGAATTATAGGCTCCGGTTGGAGGTATTGGAAAAAGAAGCTGATAAAGCAAAATCTGTTTTGGCTTCTGAAACATTAAGGCTTGAAGTAACGAACAAAAATATTGAAGCAGAAAAACAGAAGGTCGTAAAGGAGAGAGAACGTGCAAATTCAGAGAAGGCGAAAGCTGAGGAACTGAGGAAGCTTGAGGAAGCCAACAGGAGAAAGACCATTGAAGAAAAATCTCGTGCTGAAAGTTTGTCTCTGCAATTGGTAGAGAGTAGAAAGAGGGTTGATGAATTACAAAAAGAGCTAAACGAAGTTAGGTGTTCAACAAAATTGCATGCGGATCTTGGTGTCCAACCTCATGGTAATAGAATTGATGCATCCAATGAGATTTCATGTTTGGAGGAAGCAAACAAAAAATATGAAGTTGAAAAGCAGAAGGCAATGAAGGAGAAAAGGCGTGCAGACTCGGAGGCGTTGAAGACTCAAAAGCAGAGACAGCTTGCTGAAGTAAATTTGAAGAAGGCCGTTGAAGAAAAATCTCGTGCTGATCATCTATCTCGGCAGTTAGATGAAGCTAAAAAAGAGATTGAGGAATTGTCAACTAGAAAGTTGATTGAGGTGTCTGCTGTACAACAACTTGCCAAAGGTATGGATTCTGAAAGTGTGAAGGTGAAACTCTTAAAGAAACGGCTTAAGCTTGAGAAAATGCAAAGCAAGCATTCTAAGGAAGTGGTCAAGCTGGAAAGAAATCGCAACAGTATCCTACATCAAGAACTTGGTCGCTTGAAGTTGGACTGTGATCAAATTTCACAGCGGTTGTATATGCTTAATAACTCATTCTCCTATAATGCCGAAGGTATAGATGACCTTGAAAAG ACCTGGAATATCATGAAAAAGCAACGGTTAAGCAACAAGAATTACCAAGAGTCAGATTCTTTGCAGATGAATCTTCAAAGTGGGACTGACTTTCTGAAACCTGGCTTCCCAGTTTTGGATGCATCAGATCCTTTCAGGGAAGCCATGCAACATACTGGACCTTATCCTCTATCTGGAGGAAACTGCACTGGATCTATTTCAGGTATTGATTCTAAATTAGAGTCTCCTAGAGGCTCTAAGAGAAACATGTTAAAGAGTTCTGCAATAAATTCAAGTACAGCATCTTTTTCTGATGGACAGTTGGTGGGCTCACAGGAAAAAGGTGCATTTTCTGTTACCGTGCCAACAAAATTGGTTGACGAAAATGTGCAGCCAGCAATATCCCACTTGTCTACTGAGGTTATCAAAAGAAAGTGCGATGAAACTATTGATGTGGTGGCTGAAAACACTGTCAGAAGTCCTGTACGAACTAATTGTGTTGGAAAAGTTAATGAGTATAGCAGGAAGAGAAAGAGGATAATAGATGCAGTTGAATCAATTGAGAATCTATACTGTGAGGGTAAAAAGTTCCACCAGCAGGTAGAGGAGAAGCTATCTGATTTGCATTGTTTGTTAAGCAATAAATCAAAGAAACCGGTTGAAGAAAGACTGCACGAGGAGAGAGAGGCACTTTGTGGAGGAAAATGGGTATTGACAAATGGTTTGGTCAGGAATGAGCAAAATAACGCAGATAGATTCAAAAATGAATGTGCCAATGTCTGCAGACAAGTTTCGGAAATTGGGGGTGAGCTGATAGGGACTGCCCAAGCAAGCAGAGACCGCATAAGTGATTCTGATTTTAGTGATATAGCAAGTTTTGATGAAGTTACAGATGGGAACTACCTGAAATTGTTAGAATTGAACAATCCTGCTGATGAAGAGTGCTACAGGATGGCAATGGAAGTGCCATTGTCTCCTACACTTCCCGAGTTTGAGGTTCAAGCTGTTGAAGCTTCTCAGGTCAATAAGATCAATCCTTCAATAAAGGAATCCATCTGCAACGGATATTCAAATAAGAATGGTGGTCATGTTGATTGTTGTGACATACAAGGCCTGAATGGGAACGGTTCGGGTAAGTCTGTAGCAATGGGTAAACCTTGGGACATCCAGGTGCATGATGCTGGTGCTGAAGTGGTGTCTAATGCACCTATATTAAGAAATAAGGCTATGTTCCCATTTGGAAGTGATGGTGCTGCGGGTGGCAATATTTTCCAATATCATGTTGTGTTTTCAAATACTGAAGACAGCAATAGCCTCTCTAGGATATGTGATGCATCCAGAAGTTGTATTGCACAGTGCTCCTTGGCTACTCATACGGAGTGGATCGTGCGAGATATTCTGTTTGCTGTTAAGAGTGAAGAAAAACTTCTTCCGAA GGAAAAGGTTTGTGTATTATTTTCCTTGTTGCTGCTTAACTTCACCATTGCTTCTTCAAGTAAATTTGGGAGCATGTGTTGGGAATCAAAACCCTGCTTAGATTCTTTTGCTCAACACGTGTGCTCAG TGAATTCTGATGGTGATGGCAGAAGGATATTTTCAGAATTTGGTTGTTTAGATGAATCCCTTGGTCTCATAGAGGATTTCATAATACAAGGGAGAGTTTTTGTCTGTATGGATGCACCGACAATGGATGAGTGCCACTCTAGCAGCTTCCTACATGGCAACATAGATATATCCCCTCGTCCAGCATCAGCAGATGAGTTGGTGGCAGGGAGCATTGTATTGGCATCACTATGTGCAGCATTTGATCACATTGGTTTTATTTGTGAAACTTCCTACAACATTTTGCTGATTAAGGGATTAGATCGTTCATTGGTTCTGAAGATGCTGCATGTTTTTGCTTACATGGGTAGGGAGAAGTTTTTCAACTTCAGCAACTATAGTTTAGTGAATGTCTTGAAATCTATTGTTAGATTTCTCGAGGGAGTTAGCAATTCAGGAAATGAGTTCTGTCCGTGTGTTGAATGCCCATTTTCAGATGATTCTGTTTCTGTAGATACTGCTATATCATTTCTTTTAGAAAGGGTAATGCAATCAGACAATTCAAATACAGATCTCACACTGTGTGACCTCAGCGATCTCCTATCATTGGTGGAGTTGGTTGCATCTAACATG AGCTGGACGTGGACCAGTGTCAAAGTTGTTCCTCAGCTGATGAAAATTGTGGAATCATGCAATGCGGAGAATGTTATTGCTGGAGTTGTTGTCCTCCTTGGTCAACTTGGGAG GCTTGGAGTTGATTCTGTTGGCTATGAAGATAAAGGGGTGAAATTCTTGAGAAACGAGTTGTCTGCTTTTTTATGCCGTGACTCGGCGACCAGTACAGGTCTTCCTACTCAAATTGCCACCGTCACGTCTATGCTGAGTCTGATGTCTTCTGATTTCAGAACAATTATCCAGAGTAATGTGAATCCTTCCGGCATTAGTAGTCAATCCGATCCGGCACAGTCGATAAGAAAGTGGTTTTCTTTGCTGCCAAAAAAGCAACAGGAGTTGTCATCCAGCCTTTTACAAGCTGCTAGTGTAGATAAGAGCCGAGATACTCTGTGA
- the LOC101298293 gene encoding fatty acid 2-hydroxylase 1-like, with product MVAQDFQVDLNKGLVFQVGHLGEAYQEWVHQPIVCVEGPRFFENEFWEFLTRTVWWAIPTIWLPVVCYFISKSVRMGHTFPEIVLMVLFGIFVWTLLEYTLHRFLFHIETKSYWGNTVHYLLHGCHHKHPMDGLRLVFPPTATAILCFPFYNLVKLMSSPSVAPALFAGGLLGYVMYDVTHYYLHHGQPSSKVPKDLKKYHLNHHFRIQDKGFGITSSLWDWVFGTLPQTKAAKKSR from the exons ATGGTTGCTCAGGACTTCCAAGTTGATTTGAATAAAGGCCTTGTATTCCAG GTTGGCCATCTTGGAGAAGCATATCAAGAATGGGTTCACCAGCCTATTGTCTGTGTGGAAGGCCCTCGATTTTTCGAAAATGAATTTTGGGAG TTCTTGACCCGCACTGTGTGGTGGGCAATTCCTACCATATGGCTTCCGGTGGTGTGTTACTTTATCTCCAAGTCTGTACGGATGGGCCATACCTTTCCTGAAATAGTTCTGATGGTTCTTTTTGGCATTTTTGTGTGGACATTGCTTGAATATACGTTGCATCGTTTCCTTTTCCACATTGAAACAAAGAGCTATTG GGGGAATACCGTACATTATCTTCTCCATGGCTGCCATCACAAACACCCAATGGATGGTTTGCGACTTGTTTTTCCTCCGACTGCAACAGCAATCTTATGTTTTCCG TTCTATAACTTGGTTAAGCTGATGTCCTCCCCCTCTGTTGCTCCTGCTTTATTTGCTGGTGGTTTATTGGGTTATGTCATGTATGATGTTACCCATTACTACCTTCATCATGGTCAGCCATCCAGTAAGGTACCCAAAGATCTCAAG AAATACCACTTGAATCATCACTTCAGGATTCAGGACAAAGGCTTTGGGATAACTTCAAGTCTATGGGACTGGGTGTTTGGAACACTTCCTCAAACCAAAGCTGCTAAAAAGAGTAGATAA